One part of the Desulfonema ishimotonii genome encodes these proteins:
- a CDS encoding Hpt domain-containing protein, with the protein MLRAFDHDWDFFRECVTIFKEEYPAMLRSIREKVAAGDATGVRQTAHALRGMVGNFQATQVARTAQALEEMGLRNELNRAESTWNCLESEVVGLEQMLEKLIREEMG; encoded by the coding sequence ATGTTAAGAGCATTTGACCATGATTGGGATTTTTTCAGGGAGTGTGTCACGATATTCAAAGAGGAGTACCCGGCCATGCTCCGTTCAATCCGGGAAAAAGTGGCAGCCGGGGATGCCACCGGCGTCCGGCAGACGGCTCACGCCCTCAGGGGAATGGTCGGCAATTTTCAGGCCACCCAGGTCGCCCGGACCGCACAGGCGCTGGAAGAAATGGGCCTCAGAAACGAACTGAACCGCGCAGAATCGACCTGGAACTGCCTGGAATCCGAGGTTGTCGGGCTGGAACAGATGCTTGAGAAACTGATCAGGGAGGAGATGGGTTGA
- a CDS encoding PAS domain-containing hybrid sensor histidine kinase/response regulator, with protein sequence MIKLHKNCLQACLANRMLLISIILSLLSWGLASLMDIFLIENATFTHQFLSPAPPQIAMRVIVVCLFFIFGSHAQYNIDQRNRAESALRASEEKYRNIIETIEDGYYEINRNGHFTFFNNALCRIIGHPGNQITSIDSQLYMDEQNAKMVSAVLGRVAQTCESVRISEWTIIRKDGSRCFVESSVSPLLSHNGEIIGFRGLLQDVTQRKKEQALKQAKLAAEVASRAKSEFLANMSHEIRTPLNSIIGLIELILETDLTREQREDLDIVSSAAYALLSVINDILDFSKIEAGKLELDKGLFMLRDFLGDSLKIMAANAHSKGLELAYRVLPDVPDQLIGDADRFRQIILNLIGNAVKFTEQGEIIATVNCLEKNDSDVLLHFSIEDTGIGIPREKQHNIFRPFEQADGSTTRRFGGTGLGLAISSQLAELMGGRIWLESEPGEGSTFRFTARFGIQSKAAYAFELLSEAEVSGIRVLVVDDNASSRQIIGEMLASWQMEPVTASDMETARTAFELARKAQTPFELAIIDSDMPAPDGKAIARWLRSQNTAESHVVMMLTTSDSGSRTELKALGIHATVTKPVRPSDLLDAITIALGRSGAYAGKAEKITPPAPAPVERPINVLIAEDTPFNQKFILRLMKRWGYKAEIAENGRKALTLLRKTTFDLILMDIQMPQMDGFEATAVIRKTEAETGGGHTPIIAMTAHAMKGDRERCIRAGMDDYVSKPISSEALFNAIQALIPQTPPPTKNPQPRYSLQY encoded by the coding sequence ATGATTAAACTGCACAAAAATTGTCTCCAGGCCTGTCTGGCAAACCGGATGTTACTCATCAGCATTATTCTCTCATTACTCTCCTGGGGCCTGGCCTCCCTCATGGACATTTTCCTGATCGAAAATGCGACGTTCACCCATCAGTTCCTCAGCCCGGCCCCGCCCCAGATCGCCATGCGCGTTATTGTTGTCTGCCTCTTCTTCATCTTCGGTTCCCACGCACAATATAATATTGACCAGCGTAACAGAGCAGAAAGCGCTCTGAGGGCCAGCGAGGAGAAATACCGGAATATCATTGAAACCATTGAGGACGGCTATTATGAAATCAACCGCAATGGCCATTTCACCTTTTTCAACAATGCCCTCTGCCGGATCATCGGCCACCCCGGAAATCAGATCACTTCAATTGACAGCCAGCTGTATATGGATGAACAAAATGCGAAAATGGTCTCGGCTGTCCTGGGGCGGGTCGCTCAGACCTGCGAATCGGTCAGGATATCGGAGTGGACCATTATCCGAAAAGACGGCTCCCGCTGTTTTGTCGAATCCTCCGTATCCCCCCTCCTGTCCCATAACGGCGAAATCATCGGTTTCCGGGGGCTGTTGCAGGACGTGACCCAGCGCAAGAAAGAGCAGGCCCTGAAGCAGGCGAAACTGGCTGCCGAAGTCGCCAGCCGGGCCAAAAGCGAATTTCTGGCCAATATGAGCCATGAAATCCGCACCCCGCTCAATTCCATCATCGGGCTGATTGAACTGATTCTGGAAACAGACCTGACCCGGGAACAGCGGGAAGATCTGGACATTGTCAGCTCTGCGGCCTATGCCCTGCTTTCCGTCATCAACGATATTCTTGATTTTTCAAAAATCGAGGCCGGAAAGCTGGAGCTGGACAAAGGCCTCTTTATGCTACGGGATTTTCTGGGCGATTCTCTGAAAATTATGGCGGCAAACGCCCACAGCAAAGGGCTGGAGCTGGCCTACCGGGTTCTGCCCGATGTCCCGGATCAGCTGATCGGCGACGCAGACCGCTTTCGTCAGATTATTCTCAATCTCATCGGCAACGCAGTCAAATTCACAGAGCAGGGAGAGATTATCGCCACCGTCAACTGTCTGGAAAAAAATGATTCGGACGTCCTCCTCCATTTTTCCATTGAGGATACGGGCATCGGTATCCCCCGGGAGAAACAGCACAATATCTTCCGCCCCTTTGAGCAGGCGGACGGCAGCACCACACGCCGGTTCGGCGGCACCGGCCTGGGACTGGCCATTTCAAGCCAGCTGGCCGAACTGATGGGCGGCAGGATATGGCTGGAAAGCGAACCGGGAGAGGGCAGCACATTCCGGTTCACAGCCCGGTTTGGCATTCAGTCAAAGGCCGCCTATGCGTTTGAACTGCTCTCAGAGGCCGAGGTCAGCGGCATCCGCGTCCTGGTTGTGGACGATAACGCCTCCAGCCGACAGATCATCGGCGAAATGCTGGCCAGCTGGCAAATGGAGCCGGTAACCGCATCCGACATGGAGACGGCCCGGACCGCCTTTGAACTGGCCCGGAAAGCGCAAACGCCCTTTGAACTGGCCATTATTGATTCGGACATGCCCGCACCGGACGGCAAAGCCATTGCCCGGTGGCTCCGCAGTCAGAATACCGCTGAAAGCCATGTGGTTATGATGCTGACCACATCAGATTCGGGCAGCCGCACAGAGCTGAAGGCACTGGGAATCCATGCCACCGTCACCAAGCCGGTCCGCCCCTCCGATCTGCTGGACGCCATCACCATCGCACTGGGCAGGTCCGGGGCTTACGCCGGGAAGGCTGAAAAAATTACGCCGCCCGCGCCCGCGCCGGTTGAACGTCCCATAAACGTCCTGATCGCCGAAGACACCCCCTTCAACCAGAAATTCATCCTCCGCCTGATGAAACGCTGGGGATATAAGGCCGAGATCGCCGAAAACGGCAGAAAGGCACTGACCCTCCTCCGCAAAACCACATTTGATCTCATTCTCATGGATATCCAGATGCCGCAGATGGACGGGTTTGAAGCCACAGCGGTGATCCGCAAAACAGAGGCGGAAACGGGCGGCGGGCACACACCCATCATCGCCATGACCGCCCATGCCATGAAAGGCGACCGGGAACGATGTATCCGTGCGGGCATGGATGACTATGTGTCCAAACCCATATCGTCCGAAGCCCTGTTCAATGCCATTCAGGCCCTTATCCCGCAGACGCCCCCCCCGACGAAAAACCCTCAGCCCCGGTACTCTCTGCAATACTGA
- a CDS encoding GspE/PulE family protein produces the protein MMKNSKATHIKANIPVTHLKVAPSPDAKSGAQKTPGARAQVSPEVVFRIKFQKISNQIQAASNLDELLMRLKDEIAGLFASERITIYGIDGVKKELVSRVMLGRDLSEIRIPVSTDSIAGYAAYKQRLINISDVYDTNELSKISPDLKFDRRWDEKTGFRTKQVLVCPIFFHKYLMGAIQLINRQNGSPYSKRDGLTIKELAKTLGIAMYNQKRAARQAGNKFNYLLKKHLLEPKDLKRALEEARKRKEPIEAYLMATLKIPKKEIVESLSKFYEVPGVIFSTDFPIPGELIRKLKVSFLKKNIWVPLRSEGEKVIIAVDDPHNLQKIDTIKALFPKNPLDFCVALKDDILGFIEHFTGEQDQSNIDDILSQLEAEAEEIDEGVEAVDESDSAVVKLVNKIILDAYARNASDIHIEPYPGKQNTLVRIRIDGACAVYQTIPYNFKSAVVSRIKIMSGLDIAERRLPQDGKIQFKKYGGLDIELRVATIPTQGGLEDIVMRLLAAGEPIPLSKMGFSERNYKEFLDIITQPYGIIFVCGPTGSGKTTTLHSALSYINKTETKIWTAEDPVEITQKGLRQVQMHPKIGLTFASAMRAFLRADPDVIMVGEMRDKETTSIGIEASLTGHMVFSTLHTNSAPESVIRLLDMGMDPFNFADAVLGILAQRLVRTLCKDCKETYHPTKEEHGDLVREYGDANFKEDLDREYGYSDELLMYRAKGCDKCNGTGYRGRMGIHELMIATDEQKRLIQTKARVEEMKGQAISDGMRTLKQDGIAKIFYGFTDLKQVRKVCIN, from the coding sequence ATGATGAAGAATTCCAAGGCTACACATATAAAAGCAAATATCCCGGTTACACACCTGAAGGTTGCCCCATCTCCGGACGCTAAAAGCGGGGCACAGAAAACACCCGGCGCCAGAGCCCAGGTCAGCCCCGAGGTTGTCTTCAGGATAAAATTCCAAAAGATCAGCAACCAGATTCAGGCCGCCTCCAACCTGGATGAACTGCTCATGCGCCTCAAAGATGAAATCGCCGGACTCTTTGCGTCTGAACGTATTACAATCTACGGAATTGACGGCGTAAAAAAAGAGCTGGTTTCGCGGGTGATGCTGGGCAGGGATCTGTCTGAAATCCGTATACCGGTCTCCACAGACAGCATCGCAGGTTATGCGGCCTATAAGCAGCGGCTGATCAATATATCAGACGTCTACGATACAAACGAATTGTCTAAGATCAGCCCGGATCTGAAGTTCGACAGACGGTGGGATGAAAAAACCGGATTCAGGACAAAACAGGTGCTGGTCTGTCCCATTTTCTTTCATAAATACCTGATGGGTGCGATTCAGCTGATCAACCGGCAGAACGGCAGTCCGTATTCAAAAAGAGATGGGCTGACCATCAAGGAGCTGGCAAAGACGCTGGGTATCGCCATGTATAACCAGAAGCGGGCCGCCCGGCAGGCCGGCAACAAGTTCAATTATCTGCTCAAAAAGCATCTGCTGGAGCCGAAAGATCTCAAAAGGGCTTTGGAGGAGGCCAGAAAGAGAAAAGAGCCGATTGAAGCCTACCTGATGGCGACCCTCAAGATTCCCAAAAAAGAGATCGTTGAGTCGCTGTCGAAATTTTACGAGGTGCCCGGCGTCATTTTCAGCACAGACTTTCCCATTCCGGGGGAACTGATCCGAAAGCTGAAGGTTTCCTTTCTGAAAAAAAATATATGGGTTCCCCTGCGCAGTGAGGGTGAAAAGGTTATTATCGCGGTCGATGACCCTCATAACCTCCAGAAAATCGACACTATCAAGGCCCTTTTCCCCAAAAATCCGCTGGATTTCTGCGTGGCCCTGAAAGACGATATTCTGGGATTTATCGAACACTTTACCGGCGAACAGGACCAGTCCAACATTGACGATATTCTCTCCCAGCTGGAGGCCGAGGCCGAGGAGATTGACGAGGGCGTTGAGGCGGTTGACGAATCGGACAGTGCGGTCGTCAAGCTGGTGAACAAGATCATTCTGGACGCCTATGCCCGGAACGCCTCGGATATCCATATTGAGCCCTATCCCGGAAAGCAGAATACCCTGGTCAGAATCCGCATCGACGGGGCGTGTGCCGTATATCAGACCATCCCCTACAACTTCAAAAGTGCGGTCGTATCCCGTATCAAGATCATGTCGGGCCTGGACATCGCCGAACGGCGACTGCCCCAGGACGGCAAGATCCAGTTCAAGAAGTACGGCGGACTGGACATCGAGCTTCGTGTGGCCACCATCCCCACCCAGGGGGGGCTGGAGGATATCGTCATGCGTCTGCTGGCTGCGGGTGAACCGATTCCCCTGTCCAAAATGGGGTTTTCCGAGCGCAACTATAAAGAGTTTCTCGACATCATCACCCAGCCCTACGGCATTATCTTCGTCTGCGGGCCGACCGGTTCGGGTAAGACCACCACCCTGCATTCGGCCCTCTCCTACATTAACAAGACCGAAACCAAGATCTGGACGGCCGAGGACCCGGTGGAAATCACCCAGAAAGGGCTGCGCCAGGTACAGATGCATCCCAAGATCGGGCTGACCTTTGCGTCCGCCATGCGGGCCTTTCTGCGGGCTGACCCGGATGTGATCATGGTGGGTGAGATGCGTGACAAGGAGACCACCTCCATCGGCATTGAGGCCTCCCTGACCGGACATATGGTCTTTTCCACCCTCCACACCAACAGTGCCCCTGAAAGTGTTATCCGCCTTCTGGATATGGGCATGGACCCCTTTAACTTCGCCGATGCGGTTCTCGGCATCCTGGCCCAGCGTCTGGTCAGAACCCTGTGCAAGGATTGCAAGGAGACGTATCACCCCACAAAAGAGGAACATGGCGACCTGGTCCGGGAGTACGGAGATGCGAATTTTAAAGAAGATCTGGACAGGGAATACGGGTATTCGGATGAGCTGCTGATGTATCGGGCCAAGGGATGTGATAAGTGTAACGGGACCGGTTACCGGGGCCGGATGGGGATTCATGAGCTGATGATTGCAACGGATGAGCAGAAGCGGCTGATCCAGACCAAGGCACGGGTAGAGGAGATGAAAGGCCAGGCCATATCAGACGGCATGAGAACCCTGAAGCAGGATGGCATTGCAAAGATCTTTTACGGATTTACCGACCTGAAGCAGGTCAGAAAGGTCTGTATCAATTAA